TTGTATCCTCGTGGTATAATCCTTCATGCGTTTCATTGCGGACCTCCACATTCATTCAAGATATTCAAGGGCAACAAGCAAAGACATGTCACCTGAAAGCATCTGGAGATGGGCGCAGCTCAAGGGCATCTCAGTAATAGGCACAGGAGACTTCACACATCCGTCATGGTTTAAGGAACTGAATGAAAAGCTTAAATCCACAGGCAATGGGCTTTTTAAACTGAAAAGGGATTTCGAAACAAACAATATTCCCGAGTCATGCAGGTCGGATGTTTTTTTCATGCTTTCAGCAGAAATAAGCTGCATATACAGCAAAAACGGAAAGACGCGGAAGATACACTCCATTATATTTGTCCCTGACTTTGCTGATGCTGCAAAGATAAATATTGCCTTATCAAAGATAGGAAACCTCAATGCAGACGGAAGGCCTATACTCGGACTCAATGCGAAGGAACTGCTAAAAATAGTAATGGATTCCTCTCCTGATGCCATGCTCGTCCCTGCCCATGCATGGACTCCCCATTTCTCTGTCTTCGGTGCAGAGTCTGGATTTGACTCCCTCGAGGAATGCTTTGAAGAGTTTACTCCTTACATCTATGCTATTGAGACAGGCCTTTCATCAGACCCGCTCATGAACTGGAGGCTCTCTGCACTGGATAAAATAACTCTCCTATCCAATTCTGATGCACATTCGCCGAACAAGATTGGCCGCGAAGCAAATATATTTGATACAGAAATCTCTCACAAGGCAATCACTGATGCAATCAAGACAAAAAAGGGTTTTATCGGAACTATAGAGTTTTTCCCTGAGGAAGGGAAATATCATTATGACGGCCACCGGACATGCGGAGTAAGTCTCTCTCCAAAGGAGACGATAAAACACAACTATCTCTGCCCTGTATGCGGAAAGAGAGTGACAGTAGGCGTGGTGCACCGTGTTGAAAAACTTGCAGACAGGGAAAACGGTTTTAAACCAAAGGATGCACCGCCCTTTTATTCGATAATTACATTGCCTGAGATTATTGCGGAGGCACTGAAAGTCGGCGCTAACAGCAAAGCAGTGGATAACGAATACCAAAATCTCCTCCGAAAATTAGGAAATGAATTCAAAATCCTTATGGATGTGCCGCTGAAAGATATAGAGCATTCAGGCTCGCCGCTCATCAAGGAAGCCATATCAAGAATGCGTTCAGGGAATGTTCACATAGCCCCAGGCTTTGACGGAGAATACGGAAAGATAAAAATCTTTGAGGCAGTGGAGAGGAAAGAGATTAAAGGGCAGTCAATGCTTTTTTGAATATGATCTTTGAAGGCTTAAACGATTCCCAGAAACAAGCCGTAACGACTACCGAAAGCCCTGTGCTTGTTGTTGCAGGGCCTGGCACAGGGAAGACCCTTACCATTATCAGAAGGATAGCATATCTAATCGATCAGGGCATCAATCCAGAAAATATCC
This window of the Nitrospirota bacterium genome carries:
- a CDS encoding DNA helicase UvrD; the protein is MRFIADLHIHSRYSRATSKDMSPESIWRWAQLKGISVIGTGDFTHPSWFKELNEKLKSTGNGLFKLKRDFETNNIPESCRSDVFFMLSAEISCIYSKNGKTRKIHSIIFVPDFADAAKINIALSKIGNLNADGRPILGLNAKELLKIVMDSSPDAMLVPAHAWTPHFSVFGAESGFDSLEECFEEFTPYIYAIETGLSSDPLMNWRLSALDKITLLSNSDAHSPNKIGREANIFDTEISHKAITDAIKTKKGFIGTIEFFPEEGKYHYDGHRTCGVSLSPKETIKHNYLCPVCGKRVTVGVVHRVEKLADRENGFKPKDAPPFYSIITLPEIIAEALKVGANSKAVDNEYQNLLRKLGNEFKILMDVPLKDIEHSGSPLIKEAISRMRSGNVHIAPGFDGEYGKIKIFEAVERKEIKGQSMLF